A window of Pyxidicoccus xibeiensis contains these coding sequences:
- a CDS encoding zinc-ribbon domain-containing protein, whose protein sequence is MRIVCQKCAAAYAIDDRLITAKGVRAQCPRCRNLQLVRRDPTAAPAEGAPAPTPQPAAPQAPAAASPSPQAAPVDDLFGDFGSPAPAGPAPKAAAAPAGPAPKAAAAPAGPAPRAAAAPRPAQGAAAPGSDLFADFGAMPTPSPSLAPPVDPFADLGAAAPPAAAASPGEDPLLDFLGPAPASPPAPVARISSAPGAVPVPVSPPSAAAPPPRAAAPAPAAPRPATAGCRSCGKPLTDSFDQALGMCDECRQQGGSAPASGARAAPQEPASAGMDFLPPLTALEEGSTPAPTSEPRGGPRSSGAPGLGAEPRSSPRIPISTDIIPDMGPEPGSGRRAAVPALGPESRSGSRTLTNSGIRSGSAQVQEAGRSPGGRGRGLLLGVLALLLVGGGAGAFYLYQQQQAAARRNAPPPAPAPIPEAVQAAVSRWKLKYLELTGTSAERLEEGRKQLASDERAAYAEAEESFQQALLLDPRSDEAIVGYVQALSLGRGAGMDDATFKSARALVEVAESRSGRTASVLLAHANLLLARSRQADLLEQARSLAKESLDLEGVSDAQKAEAHLVLGRAYLSSSRELARGHFDSAQQLAPDLKRVPFYRALAHEAAGEYSLALATLRKRLASNPNDWDSLAATSRIYQEVGEPAEARRLYEARAKAEPGELRALLPLAMLRYQTEGSAPAAVRELRALLKNRAQYENAEEAEVLVHLAAAERASNNPDAAAKAAEEALQQVKGLPEAHFQLFLVALGRRDAAKAREHLAGFQGRLEDPALELVLEGRLLLLEKKAPDALERFQEAVKQDDRRLDARLLAGVAAASAKRRDDAFRALHQALLSDPLRLEPRPVATRFWLRPGETVQGVEGVILALAAGPEDPSPLLYEGLLRFHQGNPEAAERHFRNVLEVDPSNAGALAYRALIALAERNATEARGLATQAVEGGRQMPIAHLALGLALADARQVEPAKRSLREAAKLSPSLLSARARLAELEAPARRDEARNTLVTVVGLDPSYLPAKRMLFQLER, encoded by the coding sequence ATGCGCATCGTCTGTCAGAAATGCGCGGCCGCCTACGCGATCGATGATCGACTGATCACCGCCAAGGGCGTCCGTGCGCAGTGTCCCCGCTGCCGGAACCTGCAGCTCGTCCGGCGCGATCCCACGGCTGCGCCCGCAGAGGGCGCGCCGGCTCCCACGCCGCAGCCCGCGGCGCCCCAGGCTCCCGCGGCGGCCAGTCCCTCGCCGCAGGCCGCGCCCGTGGATGACCTCTTCGGCGACTTCGGGTCACCGGCTCCAGCCGGTCCGGCACCCAAGGCCGCCGCGGCTCCAGCCGGTCCGGCACCCAAGGCCGCCGCGGCTCCGGCCGGCCCGGCGCCCAGGGCCGCTGCCGCGCCCCGGCCCGCGCAGGGGGCCGCCGCTCCAGGCTCGGACCTGTTCGCCGACTTCGGCGCGATGCCGACGCCGAGCCCCTCGCTGGCGCCGCCGGTGGACCCGTTCGCCGACCTGGGCGCCGCCGCTCCTCCGGCCGCCGCTGCGTCGCCCGGAGAGGACCCGCTGCTCGACTTCCTCGGGCCGGCGCCCGCCTCGCCTCCCGCGCCGGTGGCCCGGATTTCGTCGGCTCCCGGAGCGGTGCCCGTCCCGGTGTCGCCTCCGTCCGCGGCGGCGCCTCCGCCCCGGGCGGCCGCTCCGGCTCCCGCCGCGCCCAGACCGGCGACGGCGGGGTGCCGCTCCTGTGGGAAGCCGCTGACGGACTCCTTCGACCAGGCGCTCGGCATGTGTGACGAGTGCCGGCAGCAGGGAGGCTCCGCGCCGGCGTCCGGCGCCAGGGCCGCGCCCCAGGAGCCCGCGTCGGCGGGCATGGACTTCCTGCCGCCGCTCACGGCGCTGGAGGAGGGCTCCACGCCCGCGCCGACGTCCGAGCCCCGAGGGGGGCCGAGGTCCTCCGGCGCGCCGGGCCTGGGCGCCGAGCCCCGGAGCAGCCCGCGCATCCCCATCAGCACCGACATCATCCCCGACATGGGGCCCGAGCCGGGCAGCGGCCGCCGCGCCGCCGTGCCGGCGCTGGGACCCGAGTCGCGCAGTGGCTCCCGCACCCTCACCAACTCCGGCATCCGCTCGGGCTCGGCGCAGGTCCAGGAGGCGGGCCGCTCGCCGGGAGGACGCGGGCGGGGCCTGCTGCTGGGCGTGCTCGCGCTGCTGCTCGTCGGTGGTGGGGCCGGGGCTTTCTATCTCTACCAGCAGCAGCAGGCCGCGGCCCGCCGCAACGCGCCGCCCCCCGCGCCCGCGCCCATCCCCGAAGCGGTGCAGGCCGCGGTGTCGCGCTGGAAGCTGAAGTACCTGGAGCTCACGGGCACCAGCGCGGAGCGGCTCGAGGAGGGGCGCAAGCAGCTGGCCAGCGACGAGCGCGCCGCCTACGCCGAGGCGGAGGAGTCCTTCCAGCAGGCGCTGCTCCTGGACCCGCGCAGCGACGAGGCCATCGTCGGCTACGTGCAGGCGCTGTCGCTGGGGCGTGGCGCCGGCATGGATGACGCCACGTTCAAGTCGGCGCGAGCGCTGGTGGAGGTCGCGGAGTCGCGCTCCGGCCGCACGGCGTCCGTGCTGCTGGCGCATGCGAACCTGCTGCTGGCCCGCTCGCGGCAGGCGGACCTGCTGGAGCAGGCACGCTCGCTGGCGAAGGAGTCCCTGGACCTCGAGGGGGTGTCGGACGCGCAGAAGGCCGAGGCCCATCTGGTGCTGGGGCGTGCCTACCTGTCCTCGTCGCGCGAGCTGGCGCGTGGCCACTTCGACTCGGCGCAGCAGCTGGCGCCGGACCTGAAGCGCGTGCCGTTCTACCGCGCGCTCGCGCACGAGGCCGCTGGCGAGTACTCGCTCGCGCTGGCGACGCTGCGCAAGCGCCTGGCGTCGAACCCGAACGACTGGGACAGCCTGGCGGCCACCTCGCGCATCTACCAGGAGGTGGGAGAGCCGGCGGAGGCGCGGCGGCTGTACGAGGCTCGCGCCAAGGCGGAGCCCGGCGAGCTGCGCGCGCTGCTGCCGCTGGCCATGCTGCGCTACCAGACGGAGGGCAGCGCCCCCGCCGCGGTGCGCGAGCTGCGCGCGCTGCTGAAGAACCGCGCCCAGTACGAGAACGCCGAGGAGGCCGAGGTGCTGGTGCACCTGGCCGCGGCGGAGCGCGCCAGCAACAACCCGGACGCGGCGGCGAAGGCAGCGGAGGAGGCCCTGCAGCAGGTGAAGGGGCTGCCCGAGGCGCACTTCCAGCTCTTCCTGGTGGCGCTGGGGCGCCGCGACGCCGCGAAGGCGCGGGAGCACCTGGCCGGCTTCCAGGGGCGGCTGGAGGACCCGGCGCTGGAGCTGGTGCTCGAGGGCCGGCTGCTGCTGCTGGAGAAGAAGGCCCCGGACGCGCTGGAGCGCTTCCAGGAGGCGGTGAAGCAGGACGACCGGCGGCTGGACGCGCGGCTGCTGGCCGGAGTCGCGGCCGCGAGCGCGAAGCGGCGGGACGATGCGTTCCGCGCGCTGCACCAGGCCCTGCTGTCGGACCCGCTGCGGCTGGAGCCCCGGCCGGTGGCGACGCGCTTCTGGCTACGGCCGGGGGAGACGGTGCAGGGCGTGGAGGGTGTCATCCTCGCGCTGGCCGCGGGCCCCGAGGACCCGTCCCCGCTGCTGTACGAGGGCCTGCTGCGCTTCCACCAGGGCAACCCGGAGGCGGCGGAGCGCCACTTCCGCAACGTGCTGGAGGTGGACCCCAGCAATGCGGGAGCGCTGGCGTACCGGGCGCTCATCGCGCTGGCCGAGCGCAACGCCACCGAGGCACGGGGCCTGGCGACACAGGCCGTGGAGGGGGGGCGGCAGATGCCCATCGCCCACCTGGCCCTCGGCCTGGCGCTGGCGGACGCGCGGCAGGTGGAGCCCGCCAAGCGTTCCCTGCGGGAGGCGGCGAAGCTGTCGCCCTCCCTGCTGTCGGCGCGGGCGCGGCTGGCGGAGCTGGAGGCGCCGGCGCGGCGCGACGAAGCGCGAAACACCCTGGTGACGGTGGTGGGGTTGGACCCGTCGTACCTCCCCGCCAAGAGGATGCTCTTCCAGTTGGAACGGTGA